A section of the Larus michahellis chromosome 1, bLarMic1.1, whole genome shotgun sequence genome encodes:
- the LOC141739460 gene encoding histone H1.11L-like: protein MSETAPAPAAEAGAAATAPAPAAKAAAKKPKKAAGGSKARKPAGPSVTELITKAVSASKERKGLSLAALKKALAAGGYDVEKNNSRIKLGLKSLVSKGTLVQTKGTGASGSFRLNKKPGEVKEKAPKKRTAVAKPKKPAAKKPTSAAKKPKKAVTAKKSPKKVKKPAAAAAKKAAKSPKKATKAAKPKKAAAAAKSPAKAKAVKPKAAKPKAAKPKAAKAKKAAPKKK, encoded by the coding sequence ATGTCCGAGACAGCTCCCGCCCCGGCTGCTGAGGCAGGTGCTGCCGCCactgccccggcccccgccgctaAGGCTGCCGCCAAGAAGCCGAAGAAAGCGGCGGGCGGCTCCAAAGCCCGCAAACCTGCCGGCCCCAGCGTCACCGAGCTGATCACCAAGGCCGTCTCCGCCTCCAAGGAGCGCAAGGGGCTCTCCCTCGCCGCGCTCAAGAAGGCGCTGGCTGCCGGCGGCTACGATGTGGAGAAGAACAACAGCCGCATCAAGCTGGGGCTCAAGAGCCTCGTCAGTAAGGGCACGCTGGTGCAGACCAAGGGCACCGGCGCCTCTGGATCCTTCCGCCTCAACAAGAAGCCCGGAGAAGTGAAGGAAAAAGCCCCCAAGAAGCGGACAGCTGTGGCCAAGCCCAAGAAGCCGGCGGCTAAGAAGCCCACCAGTGCTGCCAAGAAGCCCAAGAAAGCGGTGACAGCAAAGAAGAGCCCCAAGAAAGTTAAGAAgccggcggctgctgctgccaagaaagcagccAAGAGCCCTAAGAAGGCGACAAAGGCTGCGAAGCCCAagaaggcggcagcagcagcgaaGAGCCCGGCCAAAGCGAAGGCGGTGAAGCCTAAAGCAGCAAAGCCCAAGGCGGCTAAGCCGAAAGCGGCCAAGGCAAAGAAGGCGGCGCCCAAGAAAAAGTAA
- the LOC141739466 gene encoding histone H2A-IV — protein MSGRGKQGGKARAKAKSRSSRAGLQFPVGRVHRLLRKGNYAERVGAGAPVYLAAVLEYLTAEILELAGNAARDNKKTRIIPRHLQLAIRNDEELNKLLGKVTIAQGGVLPNIQAVLLPKKTDSHKAKAK, from the coding sequence ATGTCCGGCCGCGGGAAGCAGGGCGGGAAGGCGCGGGCCAAGGCCAAGTCGCGCTCGTCGCGGGCCGGGCTGCAGTTCCCCGTGGGCCGCGTGCACCGTCTGCTGCGCAAGGGCAACTACGCGGAGCGGGTGGGCGCCGGCGCGCCGGTGTACCTGGCGGCCGTGCTGGAGTACCTGACGGCCGAGATCCTGGAGCTGGCGGGCAACGCGGCCCGCGACAACAAGAAGACGCGCATCATCCCCCGCCACCTGCAGCTGGCCATCCGCAACGACGAGGAGCTCAACAAGCTGCTGGGCAAGGTGACGATCGCGCAGGGCGGGGTGTTGCCCAACATCCAGGCCGTGCTGCTGCCCAAGAAGACCGACAGCCACAAGGCTAAAGCCAAGTGA
- the LOC141739471 gene encoding histone H2B 5 has protein sequence MPEPAKSAPAPKKGSKKAVTKTQKKGDKKRRKSRKESYSIYVYKVLKQVHPDTGISSKAMGIMNSFVNDIFERIAGEASRLAHYNKRSTITSREIQTAVRLLLPGELAKHAVSEGTKAVTKYTSSK, from the coding sequence ATGCCTGAGCCGGCCAAGTCCGCTCCCGCGCCCAAGAAGGGCTCCAAGAAAGCGGTGACCAAGACGCAGAAAAAAGGTGACAAGAAGCGGCGTAAGAGCCGTAAGGAAAGCTACTCCATCTACGTGTAcaaggtgctgaagcaggtgcACCCCGACACGGGCATCTCGTCCAAGGCCATGGGCATCATGAACTCCTTCGTCAACGACATCTTCGAGCGCATCGCTGGCGAGGCCTCGCGCCTGGCGCACTACAACAAGCGCTCCACCATCACCTCGCGGGAGATCCAGACGGCCGTGCGGCTCCTGCTGCCCGGCGAGCTGGCCAAGCACGCCGTCTCCGAGGGCACCAAGGCCGTCACCAAGTACACCAGCTCCAAGTaa
- the LOC141739490 gene encoding histone H3, which produces MARTKQTARKSTGGKAPRKQLATKAARKSAPATGGVKKPHRYRPGTVALREIRRYQKSTELLIRKLPFQRLVREIAQDFKTDLRFQSSAVMALQEASEAYLVGLFEDTNLCAIHAKRVTIMPKDIQLARRIRGERA; this is translated from the coding sequence ATGGCGCGTACGAAGCAGACAGCGCGTAAGTCGACAGGCGGGAAGGCGCCCCGCAAGCAGCTGGCTACCAAGGCGGCCCGCAAGAGCGCGCCGGCCACGGGCGGCGTGAAGAAGCCGCACCGCTACCGGCCCGGCACGGTGGCGCTGCGCGAGATCCGGCGCTACCAGAAGTCGACGGAGCTGCTGATCCGCAAGCTGCCCTTCCAGCGCCTGGTGCGCGAGATCGCGCAGGACTTCAAGACCGACCTGCGCTTCCAGAGCTCGGCCGTCATGGCGCTGCAGGAGGCCAGCGAGGCCTACCTGGTGGGGCTCTTCGAGGACACCAACCTCTGCGCCATCCACGCCAAGCGTGTCACCATCATGCCCAAGGACATCCAGCTGGCCCGACGCATCCGCGGAGAGCGCGCCTGA
- the LOC141739484 gene encoding histone H3 has protein sequence MARTKQTARKSTGGKAPRKQLATKAARKSAPATGGVKKPHRYRPGTVALREIRRYQKSTELLIRKLPFQRLVREIAQDFKTDLRFQSSAVMALQEASEAYLVGLFEDTNLCAIHAKRVTIMPKDIQLARRIRGERA, from the coding sequence ATGGCGCGTACGAAGCAGACAGCGCGTAAGTCGACAGGCGGGAAGGCGCCCCGCAAGCAGCTGGCCACCAAGGCGGCCCGCAAGAGCGCGCCGGCCACGGGCGGCGTGAAGAAGCCGCACCGCTACCGGCCCGGCACGGTGGCGCTGCGCGAGATCCGGCGCTACCAGAAGTCGACGGAGCTGCTGATCCGCAAGCTGCCCTTCCAGCGCCTGGTGCGCGAGATCGCGCAGGACTTCAAGACCGACCTGCGCTTCCAGAGCTCGGCCGTCATGGCGCTGCAGGAGGCCAGCGAGGCCTACCTGGTGGGGCTCTTCGAGGACACCAACCTCTGCGCCATCCACGCCAAGCGTGTCACCATCATGCCCAAGGACATCCAGCTGGCCCGACGCATCCGCGGAGAGCGCGCCTGA
- the LOC141739499 gene encoding histone H2B 5, which yields MPEPAKSAPAPKKGSKKAVTKTQKKGDKKRRKSRKESYSIYVYKVLKQVHPDTGISSKAMGIMNSFVNDIFERIAGEASRLAHYNKRSTITSREIQTAVRLLLPGELAKHAVSEGTKAVTKYTSSK from the coding sequence ATGCCTGAGCCGGCCAAGTCCGCTCCCGCGCCCAAGAAGGGCTCCAAGAAAGCGGTGACCAAGACGCAGAAGAAGGGCGACAAGAAGCGGCGTAAGAGCCGCAAGGAGAGCTACTCCATCTACGTGTAcaaggtgctgaagcaggtgcACCCCGACACGGGCATCTCGTCCAAGGCCATGGGCATCATGAACTCCTTCGTCAACGACATCTTCGAGCGCATCGCCGGCGAGGCCTCGCGCCTGGCGCACTACAACAAGCGCTCTACCATCACCTCGCGGGAGATCCAGACGGCCGTGCGGCTCCTGCTGCCCGGCGAGCTGGCCAAGCACGCCGTCTCCGAGGGCACCAAGGCCGTCACCAAGTACACCAGCTCCAAGTaa
- the LOC141739495 gene encoding histone H2A-IV, with amino-acid sequence MSGRGKQGGKARAKAKSRSSRAGLQFPVGRVHRLLRKGNYAERVGAGAPVYLAAVLEYLTAEILELAGNAARDNKKTRIIPRHLQLAIRNDEELNKLLGKVTIAQGGVLPNIQAVLLPKKTDSHKAKAK; translated from the coding sequence ATGTCCGGCCGCGGGAAGCAGGGCGGGAAGGCGCGGGCCAAGGCCAAGTCGCGCTCGTCGCGGGCCGGGCTGCAGTTCCCCGTGGGCCGCGTGCACCGTCTGCTGCGCAAGGGCAACTACGCGGAGCGGGTGGGCGCCGGCGCGCCGGTGTACCTGGCGGCCGTGCTGGAGTACCTGACGGCCGAGATCCTGGAGCTGGCGGGCAACGCGGCCCGCGACAACAAGAAGACGCGCATCATCCCCCGCCACCTGCAGCTGGCCATCCGCAACGACGAGGAGCTCAACAAGCTGCTGGGCAAGGTGACGATCGCGCAGGGCGGGGTGCTGCCCAACATCCAGGCCGTGCTGCTGCCCAAGAAGACCGACAGCCACAAGGCTAAAGCCAAGTGA
- the LOC141739479 gene encoding histone H1.11L-like has product MAETAPAAAPAAAAPAPAAKKPKKAAGGSKARKPAGPSVTELITKAVSASKERKGLSLAALKKALAAGGYDVEKNNSRIKLGLKSLVSKGTLVQTKGIGASGSFRLSKKPGEMKEKAPKKRAAVVKSKKPAAKKPASTAKKPKKAVTAKKSPKKVKKPAAAAAKKAAKSPKKVIKAAKPKKAAAAAKSPAKAKAVKPKATKPKAAKPKAAKAKKAALKKK; this is encoded by the coding sequence ATGGCCGagacagccccagctgcagcgcctgccgcagccgccccggcccccgccgctaAGAAGCCGAAGAAAGCGGCGGGCGGCTCCAAAGCCCGCAAACCCGCCGGCCCCAGCGTCACCGAGCTGATCACCAAGGCCGTCTCCGCCTCCAAGGAGCGCAAGGGGCTCTCTCTCGCCGCGCTCAAGAAGGCGCTGGCTGCCGGTGGCTACGATGTGGAGAAGAACAACAGCCGCATCAAGCTAGGGCTCAAGAGTCTTGTCAGCAAGGGCACCTTGGTGCAGACTAAGGGTATTGGTGCATCTGGGTCTTTCCGCCTCAGTAAGAAGCCcggagaaatgaaggaaaaagcccCCAAGAAACGGGCAGCTGTGGTCAAGTCCAAGAAGCCGGCAGCCAAGAAGCCCGCCAGCACTGCCAAGAAGCCCAAGAAAGCGGTGACAGCGAAGAAGAGCCCCAAGAAAGTTAAGAAgccggcggctgctgctgccaagaaagcagccAAGAGCCCCAAGAAGGTGATCAAGGCGGCGAAGCCCAagaaggcggcggcagcagcgaaGAGCCCGGCCAAAGCGAAGGCGGTGAAGCCCAAAGCAACCAAGCCCAAGGCGGCCAAGCCGAAAGCGGCCAAGGCAAAGAAGGCGGCGCTTAAGAAGAAGTGA